From the Saccharomonospora marina XMU15 genome, the window CCGGAGCGTCTCCGCGGAGATCGGACGCCGGTAACGTCGCCAGTGGTCGGCGTCCGCGCGGCGAGCGCGCTCTACGAGTTCCTCGTCGAGAGCAGTAGTCCGGCGAGGCTCCGCTCCTACCCGCTGGTCATGAAGTAGGGCCGTGCGCCTGCGCGCATCCGGCTCCGCATCGTCACGCTTCGGCTCTGAAGACGAGGCGCCGGACGGTTGCCCTGGTCCAGGATCAGCGCTTGCGGCGCTAAGCGCGCGGAGCAGGCCAGGCCCGGCCTCGGCCCATCCGATCAGCAGGAGCGGGCCGACCGAGTCGAACGCGGCCTTACCCCACTGACCAGCACACACCGGGTCAGCAACGTTCAACAGCAGGGTCACCACGCTCGCCCCGACCAAGAGGCGCCGTGCCGGCCGAAGCACGTCATCGCTGGCCCCGGACAGCGCCAGGTGCCGCGTACCGACAAGCAACCCCAGCACCGTCAGATCAACAGCCGGTGCCACCAGCGGCGCCACAAACGCGGGTACCTGCAGCGTCAATGCCAGGTTCAACACATTGCCGAACCCGAAGAGGAAGGTGAGCCCGATGACCAACCCCATCGTGACCGTGACAAACCGAGCAACTGTCTGTGAGTTGGCGTTCATGAGGTGCTCCCACGCGAGCCCGGAAGCTCGAAGGTCGCCTCGACCGTCAACGTGCCGATGAGAAGTCCCTGGTCAGACCCGTTCCCATCCTTTGGTAGTCCCGCCGAGGGCGCCCAGGTCAGAGCGTTACTGTTGGTTTCGCGACCATTTCTGAGGCACACACCGCCCGGTCAATCCGGTCAGCGCTCTCGTCCCAAACGGGTCCGGGAATAGGTGTCCGTAGCGATCGAGCGCAATCGTGGCGGTTATGTGCCCAGCAGCTGCTGAACGATTTTCACCTCCGCCCCGGGGAAACCGTCAGCGATGCCGCCGCGTACCGCGGCTCATGGGGTGGAATCCCAACGGCCCGACGTCACCGACCACAGGATCGAACACGCGACGCCGGAAGTTCCGCACCCGCAGCACTGCGCCACGCGGGGCAAAGAACACCGGGGCAGCCGCCGCAGCTCGTCAACAGGGAACGCGGCAGCTAGCCCGCGGTTACTAGTCGCACCGAAGTTTCTCGAACCTGCCACGTGGACCGGGCGTCCGATCCGCCAGCTCGGCCTTCAGTTTCGGAACGATCACCGCACGCAGCGCGCAAAGCACTTCATCACGAATCTCGTCCTCGTTACTGCCGTCCCCAGCGAGGTGCCACCAGTGGTCAGCGCCGCATATGAGCGGCCCGGAGCGTTGCGCGTAGCGGTGTAGCGCGATCGTGTTTGGGCTGGGGCGTGCCGAGTACCAAGGATGTTGCGCCCGAGCGTCGTCCCAGGCCGCCTTGCCTACAACCAACAGGTTGATCGTGAACTTGGCCTGGTCGCTGGTGCTTGCAGTCGACGTCTGAAAGCCCAACATCGCCCAATCGATCGGGTCGGCCAGCGTCCAGACCCTGCCCGACCCCGTGAATCCCAGTTCGCGCAAGGCAGGTCCCCACATACTCTTGACCAGCCGCGCGAACCGGTCCTGTGCCTGGCCCATGGCCGGGATCGTAGGCATCGAGCACGTCCCGGTGTTGCGCATCTGCTGCCAGACATCCTTCGCGCGGCACCTGTCGGATCACAGAACCCGCCGCACACTGTCCTGGCCGGGCGGGCAGGCTCCGGCATCACCCGGGGATCGTTGCTCGGCTCGCGCATGGTGGGTGGTCACCAGGCGGTCATGTGGAAAGATCACTTACACGGCGCTGTGCTGCATCGCCGGATCAGAAGGGGCAGCAGCATGGGTATCGAGTGGTCGACCCGGCACCCCGACCTGCTTAGGTGGTTGGGTGAGCGCCAGGACGCCCACGAAAGATGGGCCGAACAGACCTCCTTCGCGAGCGCGCTGGACTTCACCCCGGCCTCCTTGGGGATCGTGGACGAGCTGATCCGGGAGTCCGCGAACAGCATGGAAGAGCTCACCGACCAGCGCATGACGCCCTTCATCCAGGGCGCGATCTGGTACGTCGGAGAGGTGTTGTGCCGCCACCGAAAGATGGTGTGGAAGTACATCCCCGACATCGTCAGCGGGGAGCTTGAGCCGTTCTTCGACGCGGCCGGGGAGACCTCCGCGCTCGACCACCCCTGCGTCGGCGCCCCCGATGACCCGGAAAGCTACCTGTACCCGCTGAACATGCTCCGCCGGATTCTGCTCACCGAGGACGAGGTCGGCAACCCGGTCGAGGAAACGCTGTCCTCGATCTTCGCCAACCCCTTCGAGGACGCCGAGGACGACGGCGAGGAACTGGACCCGACTGCGGTCGGCGATGACCCCGGCCGGGCCGACAGCCAACCCCTGGTGTGAGCCGCCCGGATGAGCCGTCAGGCCCGCCGTGGTGGCACTCGCGGGCGGAACTGTCCACCGGTCGGAGGCGGGGGCGTAGGCGAGCCGGAAGCGGCGGCTGCTGCCTTCGCGATCGTGAGGCCCACCCTGCGGTCTAGGCTCTGGGAGTGCGGATTTCGATGAAGGTCCCCTACGACGAGAGTCAGCTGCGACGGACACTGCGGTTCCTGTTCGAGCGGCGGATGCCCTCGGCGCGGCCGCAGGGCGTGGCTCTTGTGGCCCTCGGCGGTGTAGGCGTCGGCGCCGCCAAGTTCACCGACATGTTCGGTGACAGCGCACTGCTGTTCTGGGCATCGTCCGCGCTGATCTCGTCTGGGGTCGTGATGTTCTTCATCGCACGGATTTCGGTTCGCTCGGCAATGCGGACACTTCCCGGCTACTTCCGGCTGGACCAGCAGGTGCTGATCGACAGCGAATGGCTCACGGTGAGTACGACGGGCTGCGAGTCACGAATGCACTGGTCCTGGGCCGAAGAAATCGTGGAGACCGCCGAGGGCTGGTACGCGCTGTTCGGCAAGTCGCACATTCAGCTGTTTCCCAAGAACGCGATGTCCAAAGAGGAGCAGGCCGCGTTCGGCCAGTTCGCCGCGACATTCAAGAAGTAGGCGCTCCCGTATCCCAATGACGCCGGGGCATGCGGCCTGCCGCTGACAGCGCGGCGATCGACATCGCTCATCCGCGAACATGCCTGCTGGTATCGCCTACCAGGTCCGGTATCAGCTCGAGCGTCTTCCACCACCACCGTCCGTCCACCCGCTCGAACGTGCCGTTGAAACGCGCGTAGATGATCGGTTGCAGTGGGAAGTCCGGAAGTGCCTGCCAGATGCTGGCGTAACTGGCGAAGGAAGCAGTCCCTGCCTCGTCGTCGACATCGATTACGGCGTTCGTGAGTTGGTGCTTGGTGTGCGGTTTTCCGTCGTAGAGGATCACGTGATCGGCGAGCCAGCGGCGTACCGGCTCCGGACCCGGCTCACCGGCGAACGGCCACGTCCCGTGCTTCCACAGCCTCGCGACACCCTCGAAATCAGCCGTGTCGATCGCCTCGCAATAGGCGCAAAGCGTGCGCCAGATCTTCTTTTCCGAATCGTACGAAGGTTTGCCGTGCAGTTGCGGGATTTCGATCGGTCTCATCCCCTTTCTCGACCTCGCGGAGTCCCTCGGCGACGTCAACCCGCGCGTCCCGGTCCATGAC encodes:
- a CDS encoding DUF4304 domain-containing protein, producing the protein MGQAQDRFARLVKSMWGPALRELGFTGSGRVWTLADPIDWAMLGFQTSTASTSDQAKFTINLLVVGKAAWDDARAQHPWYSARPSPNTIALHRYAQRSGPLICGADHWWHLAGDGSNEDEIRDEVLCALRAVIVPKLKAELADRTPGPRGRFEKLRCD
- a CDS encoding YcxB family protein, coding for MRISMKVPYDESQLRRTLRFLFERRMPSARPQGVALVALGGVGVGAAKFTDMFGDSALLFWASSALISSGVVMFFIARISVRSAMRTLPGYFRLDQQVLIDSEWLTVSTTGCESRMHWSWAEEIVETAEGWYALFGKSHIQLFPKNAMSKEEQAAFGQFAATFKK
- a CDS encoding nuclear transport factor 2 family protein, which gives rise to MRPIEIPQLHGKPSYDSEKKIWRTLCAYCEAIDTADFEGVARLWKHGTWPFAGEPGPEPVRRWLADHVILYDGKPHTKHQLTNAVIDVDDEAGTASFASYASIWQALPDFPLQPIIYARFNGTFERVDGRWWWKTLELIPDLVGDTSRHVRG